One genomic segment of Chelonia mydas isolate rCheMyd1 chromosome 1, rCheMyd1.pri.v2, whole genome shotgun sequence includes these proteins:
- the MRPL42 gene encoding 39S ribosomal protein L42, mitochondrial: MAVALRRAVWSSTMWMHLATFSRQASVQNGAVHCARHKSTYSVLPEDYNCKVELSMTSDGRTIVCYHPSVEIPYEHTQPIPRPDPVDNKEETHDQVLKSRLEVKELKNSKGPTFEELSKMFYTTKHRWYPVGQYHRRRKKLNPPKDR; this comes from the exons ATGGCAGTAGCATTGAGAAGAGCTGTGTGGTCCAGTACCATGTGGATGCATTTAGCAACATTCAGTAGGCAGGCCTCAGTACAGA ATGGAGCAGTGCATTGTGCTCGCCATAAATCTACATATTCAGTCCTTCCAGAAGACTATAACTG TAAAGTGGAACTTTCCATGACATCAGATGGAAGGACAATTGTCTGCTACCATCCTTCCGTTGAAATTCCATATGAGCACACACAG CCCATACCTCGACCAGATCCAGTGGATAACAAAGAAGAAACACATGATCAAGTGCTGAAATCCAGATTGGAAGTGAAGGAGCTAAAGAATAGCAAAGGTCCTACATTTGAGGAGCTCAGCAAAATGTTTTATACAACAAAACATCGCTGGTACCCTGTGGGACA